The Chloroherpetonaceae bacterium genome includes a region encoding these proteins:
- a CDS encoding peroxiredoxin — MIPVGIQAPDFSLPDETGTLHSLSQYRGKKVALIFYPGDNTPVCTSQLCNYRDNYEKFQARGIVVLGISTDSVESHQSFAKKFSFPFPLLADKDKTVHKLYDALGLLGLPQRAYVVIDEAGKVIVSFAETLPVFFRTPDELFEKIDRAA; from the coding sequence ATGATTCCAGTCGGCATACAAGCACCTGATTTTTCCTTACCAGATGAAACAGGCACTTTGCATTCGCTCTCTCAGTATCGTGGAAAAAAAGTTGCCCTAATTTTCTACCCGGGCGACAATACGCCAGTGTGCACCTCACAGCTTTGCAACTACCGTGACAACTACGAGAAGTTTCAAGCTCGTGGCATTGTGGTGCTTGGCATTAGCACCGATAGCGTGGAATCACATCAAAGCTTTGCAAAGAAGTTTTCATTTCCATTTCCACTTCTGGCCGATAAGGACAAAACTGTGCATAAGCTCTACGATGCACTGGGATTGTTGGGACTACCGCAGCGCGCATATGTGGTAATTGATGAAGCAGGTAAAGTCATCGTCTCCTTTGCAGAAACGTTGCCCGTTTTCTTCCGAACCCCAGATGAACTTTTTGAAAAAATTGACCGTGCAGCGTAA
- a CDS encoding UbiA family prenyltransferase produces MRWLYWLDYVFLLRPAQFFPLWATYFSGYITAQKSPFFFTAHFPWLASAAITLTAGHIYLFNQIVDKESDKANGKLFILADGYVSMPVVWSEGIVLVGLSLWLAWQVSIEFFYSALTLSAIGLSYSFLGLMNRPIISLAMNSLGGGVAFIAGAYSIPQSGLGGGSAFWEILFWSVPHIFAYTAVSALVTLPDRKGDEAFGKRTVAVHYGVETTLRLAWVFDGLALLTALLTWNGYVIGTIGLTALVALPSFWKVMWQGDATEVFAPVKLAMLALTLLVSLFFPALLLLVVLNFAACKAYYRYRFGLDYPNFQKSSQPAFAEKA; encoded by the coding sequence ATGCGCTGGCTATACTGGCTGGACTATGTGTTTCTCCTGCGCCCAGCGCAATTTTTCCCACTCTGGGCGACCTACTTTTCAGGCTACATCACTGCGCAAAAGAGCCCTTTTTTCTTCACGGCACATTTTCCTTGGCTGGCATCTGCAGCAATTACACTCACCGCAGGGCACATTTACCTGTTTAACCAGATTGTCGACAAAGAGAGCGATAAGGCAAACGGGAAGCTCTTTATCTTAGCTGATGGCTATGTATCCATGCCAGTGGTGTGGAGTGAAGGAATAGTGCTCGTAGGGCTATCGCTGTGGTTGGCATGGCAGGTGTCGATCGAATTTTTCTACTCAGCTCTGACCCTCTCAGCAATAGGACTAAGCTATTCATTTTTGGGATTGATGAACCGCCCAATCATCTCGCTTGCGATGAATAGCTTAGGCGGTGGCGTTGCATTTATCGCAGGTGCGTATTCCATACCACAAAGTGGATTAGGTGGCGGCAGTGCGTTCTGGGAAATACTCTTCTGGTCAGTACCACACATCTTCGCCTATACGGCAGTCTCGGCACTTGTAACGCTGCCTGACCGAAAAGGCGATGAAGCTTTTGGTAAGCGCACCGTGGCGGTGCACTACGGCGTGGAGACCACACTGCGCCTTGCGTGGGTGTTTGATGGGCTAGCGTTGCTAACTGCACTGCTGACATGGAACGGGTATGTAATCGGAACGATTGGATTAACTGCGCTGGTGGCGCTCCCCTCGTTTTGGAAGGTGATGTGGCAGGGTGATGCAACAGAGGTGTTTGCTCCCGTCAAGCTGGCAATGCTGGCGCTGACGCTACTGGTCTCGCTGTTCTTCCCAGCGTTGCTTTTGCTGGTCGTGCTAAATTTTGCAGCATGCAAAGCCTACTATCGCTACCGTTTCGGGCTGGATTACCCAAATTTTCAGAAAAGTAGCCAACCAGCCTTTGCTGAAAAGGCGTAA
- a CDS encoding ATP-binding protein — protein MWQVKGENHLKKCYHSNAFHQLKTALTMIDYKKIKKSLKKALKAVEQMEMLDMLMRMQASGHLPPMASQMFAQEIANASHLLNQATQGSGMQSAAAPASSNTLPPMSYDEWLKKLAERQGSVPPSSAPAALTTVGADEALRQSEQRLRTIIDSTPLGIVITNEDGIIEYANQAYCEIYGYTAQEMIGKSFTIIVPPEKKDFWLDLHRKYLDGYKEIRGEWEVRHKSGRPIYILADAARIIGADGKRKKVTFVSDITEMIKLKEEARQNEVQMLQAEKMSSLGQMVAGLAHEMNTPLGFVRNNLELLEAKHQELRELIAMYDKLRSQIMYGTPNDVAMMLAQIDQFSQKVKNRVYEQAPMLYRNSIEGIDRIQDLILNLRNFSRIDEASFKPTNVNENIESTLKIAGHLFKGGIQVIKEFGVLPEIMAYPAQLNQVFLNLITNAVQAVDERNGRIVIRTMAQGNSVVIKIADNGKGIPPENLKRIFEPFFTTKEVGQGTGLGLSIAYKIIEKHKGKIEVQSKVGVGTEFTITLPVNPMQVQAPSEKGALAGPAFADSPFVE, from the coding sequence GTGTGGCAAGTTAAGGGCGAAAATCACCTGAAAAAGTGCTATCATAGCAATGCATTTCACCAACTTAAAACAGCCCTAACAATGATTGATTACAAGAAAATCAAAAAGTCGCTCAAGAAGGCGCTTAAGGCCGTTGAGCAGATGGAGATGCTGGATATGTTAATGAGAATGCAAGCATCTGGGCATTTGCCCCCGATGGCATCGCAGATGTTTGCGCAAGAAATTGCAAATGCCAGTCACTTGCTAAATCAAGCTACGCAAGGCAGTGGAATGCAAAGCGCCGCAGCGCCTGCAAGCAGCAATACGCTACCACCGATGAGCTATGATGAATGGCTGAAAAAATTAGCAGAGCGTCAAGGCAGTGTGCCGCCGTCCAGTGCACCCGCAGCGCTCACGACAGTTGGGGCTGATGAAGCTTTGCGCCAGAGCGAACAGCGCTTGCGCACCATCATTGACTCCACACCACTTGGCATTGTCATCACCAATGAAGACGGCATCATTGAATACGCCAATCAAGCCTACTGCGAAATCTATGGCTATACCGCGCAAGAAATGATTGGCAAGTCTTTCACCATCATCGTTCCGCCTGAAAAGAAAGACTTCTGGCTAGACTTGCATCGCAAATACCTTGACGGTTACAAAGAAATTCGGGGTGAATGGGAAGTGCGCCACAAGAGCGGTCGTCCAATTTACATTCTTGCTGATGCGGCACGCATTATCGGAGCAGATGGCAAGCGCAAGAAAGTAACCTTTGTCAGCGACATTACCGAGATGATTAAGCTCAAAGAGGAAGCACGTCAAAATGAAGTGCAAATGCTTCAAGCAGAAAAGATGAGTTCGCTCGGTCAAATGGTTGCAGGCTTGGCACACGAGATGAATACACCGCTTGGCTTTGTGCGCAATAACCTTGAGCTCTTAGAAGCCAAACATCAAGAACTGCGAGAGCTGATTGCAATGTATGACAAGTTACGCTCACAAATTATGTATGGCACGCCTAACGATGTGGCAATGATGCTTGCACAGATTGACCAATTCTCACAGAAGGTCAAGAACCGCGTCTATGAACAAGCGCCGATGCTATACCGCAACTCTATTGAGGGCATTGACCGCATACAAGACTTGATTCTGAACCTGAGAAACTTCTCGCGCATTGATGAGGCAAGCTTTAAGCCAACGAATGTCAATGAAAACATTGAATCTACACTCAAAATCGCAGGGCATCTCTTCAAGGGTGGCATTCAGGTTATCAAGGAATTCGGTGTCTTGCCTGAAATTATGGCCTATCCAGCGCAACTCAACCAAGTCTTTCTTAACCTTATCACAAATGCGGTGCAAGCCGTCGATGAACGCAACGGTCGCATTGTGATTCGCACGATGGCACAAGGTAATTCTGTTGTGATTAAGATAGCAGATAATGGCAAAGGCATTCCACCAGAGAATCTCAAGCGCATCTTTGAGCCATTCTTTACGACAAAGGAAGTCGGGCAAGGAACAGGCTTAGGACTGTCCATTGCCTACAAAATCATTGAAAAGCATAAAGGCAAGATTGAGGTGCAGAGCAAAGTGGGAGTGGGCACGGAATTCACCATCACGTTGCCAGTCAACCCGATGCAGGTGCAAGCACCAAGCGAAAAAGGTGCATTGGCAGGACCTGCTTTTGCAGACTCACCCTTTGTTGAGTAA
- a CDS encoding response regulator, with translation MQKHHLLLVDDEPMILHSLSLLFCEDYVVHTATSGTEGLELLQQHPISVIISDQRMPQMTGIEFLRQAKEIAPNAIRILMTGYSDLQAVIDSVNVGEVFRYINKPWQAEKLKETVRFACMVASQRSSIAKEKIKVPASGLSYGLSKPEQVKSEYELLFVDSNPSHLQSFKEFFEPKYVCHTTNSPNDALDMLRRFPIAVLVSEACLNDVDGADFLIAAKSVQPEVVTVLMTSMKDAKIAVRLINEGQVYRYLVKPFARESLRLTIESAVIHYKLNKENPHRNAMLLEQALYANQPRSETRSFQELLTALRQRLDTKPIY, from the coding sequence ATGCAAAAGCATCACCTTTTGCTTGTCGATGACGAACCAATGATTTTGCATTCGCTGTCGCTCCTTTTTTGCGAAGACTATGTGGTGCATACTGCCACGAGTGGCACAGAAGGTTTAGAACTATTGCAGCAGCATCCTATTTCGGTCATCATCAGCGACCAGCGAATGCCGCAGATGACAGGCATTGAGTTCTTGCGACAGGCCAAAGAGATTGCCCCAAATGCAATTCGCATTTTAATGACAGGTTACTCAGACCTGCAAGCAGTAATTGATTCAGTCAACGTGGGCGAAGTGTTTCGCTACATCAATAAGCCGTGGCAGGCAGAAAAACTCAAGGAAACAGTGCGGTTTGCCTGTATGGTGGCCAGCCAGCGTAGCTCAATTGCAAAGGAAAAAATAAAGGTGCCTGCAAGTGGGCTTTCATATGGACTTTCAAAGCCAGAGCAGGTGAAGTCGGAATATGAGCTGCTCTTCGTCGATAGTAACCCCTCGCACCTGCAATCTTTCAAAGAGTTCTTTGAGCCGAAGTATGTATGCCACACAACCAATTCGCCAAACGATGCGCTGGATATGTTGCGTCGCTTCCCAATTGCGGTGCTGGTGAGTGAGGCTTGCCTTAATGATGTCGATGGGGCAGATTTCCTTATTGCCGCAAAATCCGTGCAGCCAGAAGTGGTAACCGTACTAATGACCAGTATGAAAGATGCGAAAATTGCAGTGCGGCTAATCAATGAAGGACAAGTGTATCGGTATCTGGTAAAACCATTTGCGCGTGAATCGCTCCGTCTAACAATTGAGTCAGCAGTCATTCACTACAAACTCAACAAGGAAAATCCACATCGCAACGCAATGCTGCTGGAGCAAGCACTCTACGCAAATCAACCGAGGTCGGAAACGCGCTCATTTCAGGAGCTTTTGACCGCATTGCGCCAGCGCTTAGACACTAAACCAATATATTGA
- a CDS encoding fasciclin domain-containing protein: MKTLFYSLLALSLVAVIGCGPSKEELAKKEKQRIEDSLRRADSLAKVEAARKAAEEAAKKKNIVETAVAAGSFTKLVEAVKAAGLDTVLAGPGPFTVFAPTDEAFSKVKDLDKILKDQKKLKEILTYHVVPAKVMAADVKPGKVKTVSGKEFEVKVADGKVTVDNANVTKTDIECTNGVIHVIDAVIVPKK, translated from the coding sequence ATGAAAACGCTTTTTTATTCTCTCCTCGCCCTGAGTCTTGTTGCCGTTATTGGCTGTGGCCCAAGCAAAGAAGAGCTTGCCAAGAAAGAGAAGCAGCGCATTGAAGACTCGCTCCGTCGTGCTGACTCACTTGCAAAAGTAGAAGCTGCACGCAAAGCAGCCGAAGAAGCTGCCAAGAAGAAGAACATCGTGGAAACCGCAGTAGCGGCTGGTTCTTTTACCAAGCTGGTTGAAGCCGTCAAAGCGGCTGGTCTGGACACTGTTCTTGCTGGTCCCGGTCCATTTACCGTTTTCGCTCCAACTGACGAAGCTTTCAGCAAGGTCAAGGATCTGGACAAGATTCTAAAAGACCAAAAGAAGCTGAAGGAGATTCTGACATACCATGTTGTTCCTGCCAAAGTGATGGCGGCTGATGTGAAACCCGGTAAGGTCAAGACCGTCAGCGGCAAGGAATTTGAAGTCAAGGTCGCAGACGGCAAGGTCACGGTCGACAATGCTAATGTTACCAAGACCGACATTGAGTGCACCAACGGAGTCATCCATGTGATTGATGCCGTGATTGTACCCAAAAAGTAA
- a CDS encoding HAMP domain-containing histidine kinase encodes MNISLSHWIQRLGLFRPPAVPESCRTLFFTEIATLNFSRAVLLSLLLTVAHLFLILLNFSERYQNGVWQNAGYERLAYLHFTLVGTLSLFLLVAYFIRRRPRATRTRYALSFAFALFMMLWCAALSSSDQEIHGQITVYIVALFGLAAAQLYPLWESLVLYIVPHLVLLLGISHFQSDADTASAHYVNSTVSALVAWLISRMLYANWVKDFYAREKEKMLLQQLAEQTEQLRAEKAQTDRLLRELSEASWELALTNESLREANKFKSEILAIAAHDLKNPLQSIIGFTSLIAESESLSHIKEMTQIIQRSAARMAAIIQEVLESAAVESNLSTLSKSHTDFSGLVTHIVSRFAEQAQLKQQTLYTDIAPNCYAEVDSRHIRSVLENLLSNAIKYSYHGGRIWVCLEQRDHFVPQRMQVTELAESQASSRPSSTLHILPSVPDTPYLVFSVKDEGQGLSEEDMGKLFGKFQRLSALPTGGENSTGLGLYLAKQIVEAHGGYIWAESAGRDKGATFFVALPASPPHKK; translated from the coding sequence TTGAACATCTCGCTCTCACATTGGATTCAGCGCTTGGGATTGTTCCGCCCACCTGCGGTTCCAGAGTCTTGCCGCACGCTATTCTTCACAGAAATTGCAACGCTTAACTTCTCGCGTGCAGTTTTGCTTTCACTACTGCTGACAGTTGCTCACCTTTTTCTCATTCTACTGAATTTCTCAGAGCGATACCAGAATGGTGTCTGGCAGAACGCGGGCTATGAACGATTGGCATACCTGCACTTTACGCTCGTTGGCACACTTTCGCTGTTCCTTCTCGTTGCCTACTTTATTCGCCGCCGTCCTCGCGCCACACGCACACGCTATGCACTGAGCTTTGCTTTCGCTTTGTTTATGATGCTCTGGTGCGCAGCCCTAAGTAGCTCTGACCAAGAAATTCATGGGCAGATTACTGTCTATATCGTAGCCTTATTTGGCTTAGCTGCGGCACAGCTCTACCCGCTCTGGGAAAGCCTTGTGCTCTACATCGTGCCACATCTGGTGCTTCTTCTTGGCATCTCTCACTTCCAGTCTGATGCAGATACTGCGAGCGCGCATTATGTCAATAGCACTGTTTCAGCACTGGTGGCTTGGCTTATCTCACGTATGCTTTATGCAAACTGGGTAAAAGACTTTTATGCACGCGAAAAGGAAAAAATGCTCTTGCAGCAATTAGCCGAGCAAACTGAACAGCTTAGGGCTGAAAAAGCGCAAACTGACCGACTTTTGCGAGAACTCAGTGAAGCCAGTTGGGAACTGGCACTCACTAATGAATCGCTGCGAGAAGCCAACAAATTCAAGTCAGAAATTCTGGCAATTGCGGCACACGACCTCAAAAATCCGCTCCAGTCTATCATCGGATTTACCTCACTTATTGCTGAAAGTGAATCCCTCTCACACATCAAAGAAATGACTCAAATTATCCAGCGTAGCGCAGCGAGAATGGCCGCAATTATTCAAGAGGTCTTGGAAAGCGCTGCTGTAGAGAGCAATCTCTCTACGCTTAGCAAATCGCATACTGATTTTTCTGGTCTGGTCACGCACATTGTTAGTCGCTTCGCAGAACAAGCTCAGCTAAAGCAGCAGACACTTTACACTGACATTGCGCCGAATTGTTATGCAGAGGTGGACAGCCGACATATTCGGTCAGTGCTTGAAAATCTGCTCTCGAACGCTATCAAGTATTCGTACCACGGGGGGCGTATTTGGGTTTGTCTGGAGCAAAGAGACCACTTTGTGCCACAGCGTATGCAGGTCACTGAGCTTGCCGAGAGCCAAGCATCATCTCGCCCCTCCAGCACACTGCACATTCTACCTTCTGTGCCTGATACCCCATATCTTGTTTTCTCTGTGAAGGATGAGGGTCAAGGTCTCAGTGAAGAAGATATGGGAAAACTGTTTGGCAAGTTTCAACGGCTTTCTGCGTTGCCAACTGGCGGCGAGAACTCGACGGGACTCGGTCTATATCTTGCAAAGCAAATTGTCGAGGCACACGGCGGTTACATCTGGGCAGAATCCGCAGGTAGAGACAAGGGCGCCACGTTCTTCGTTGCCCTTCCTGCTTCACCTCCCCACAAGAAATGA
- a CDS encoding sigma-54 dependent transcriptional regulator, with the protein MVKILIVEDDKNTRDALRDGLQKSEERKLFAAETAREALKILSEEDIDLVITDLKIPDSDGVKLLRDIKKHDPNIVVIVMTAYGTVDSAVEAMKLGAYDYIQKPFRMGDIRRLVSRALETRLLLMENAKLRQQLGAKYLPKNIIGFSPVFREVLDTVEKVAPSRATVLLLGESGTGKEVIARAIHEMSGRRDKPFVKVNCGALPDSLLESELFGYEKGAFTNAIKQKKGRFELAHGGTIFLDEIADMPTPLQVKLLRVLQDGEFERLGGEETIKVDVRIIAATNKDIEKEIEQGRFREDLYYRLNVIKIKLPPLRQRQDDIIPLAQHFLEKYALLNAKSIKGISPEAMRLLEGHHWRGNVRELENVIERATVLCSGDMIQKEHLPDYITGQEHSKVVSFRIGTTLEEIEEVMIARTLEATGGSKEETARLLGIGVATLYRKLKDNTEANQT; encoded by the coding sequence ATGGTTAAAATCCTCATCGTCGAAGACGACAAAAATACTCGTGATGCGTTGCGCGATGGCTTGCAAAAGTCAGAGGAACGCAAGCTCTTTGCAGCAGAAACTGCCCGCGAGGCCTTAAAAATCCTCAGCGAAGAAGATATAGACTTGGTTATCACCGACCTGAAAATTCCAGACTCAGATGGGGTCAAGCTGCTGCGCGATATCAAAAAGCACGACCCTAACATTGTTGTTATTGTGATGACTGCATATGGCACCGTTGACTCGGCTGTGGAAGCAATGAAGCTTGGTGCGTATGATTACATTCAGAAGCCTTTTCGAATGGGTGATATTCGCCGCTTGGTCTCACGTGCGCTTGAGACGCGTCTGCTTTTGATGGAAAATGCAAAGTTGCGTCAGCAGCTCGGCGCAAAGTATCTGCCGAAAAATATCATTGGTTTCAGCCCTGTCTTTCGTGAGGTGCTGGATACAGTTGAGAAAGTTGCACCGTCCCGCGCCACGGTGTTGCTTTTGGGAGAAAGCGGTACGGGCAAGGAGGTGATTGCACGCGCTATTCACGAGATGAGCGGTCGGCGCGATAAGCCTTTCGTCAAGGTCAACTGTGGGGCGCTACCCGACTCACTTCTCGAGTCCGAATTATTTGGTTACGAGAAAGGTGCCTTTACTAACGCAATTAAGCAGAAGAAAGGTCGCTTCGAGCTGGCTCACGGCGGCACGATTTTCTTAGACGAAATTGCCGATATGCCCACACCTCTTCAAGTAAAGCTGCTGCGTGTGTTGCAAGATGGGGAGTTTGAGCGACTTGGTGGCGAGGAAACCATAAAGGTCGATGTGCGCATCATTGCCGCGACCAACAAGGATATTGAGAAAGAAATTGAGCAGGGTCGTTTTCGTGAAGATCTCTACTACAGGCTCAATGTGATTAAAATCAAGCTACCGCCTCTGCGACAACGTCAAGACGACATTATCCCCTTGGCGCAACACTTTTTGGAAAAGTATGCATTGCTTAACGCCAAGTCTATCAAGGGCATCTCACCTGAAGCGATGCGCCTTTTAGAAGGACATCACTGGCGTGGAAACGTTCGTGAATTGGAAAATGTGATTGAGCGCGCTACCGTACTCTGCTCTGGCGATATGATTCAAAAAGAACACCTGCCTGATTACATCACTGGACAAGAACACTCTAAGGTGGTTTCGTTCCGAATTGGCACAACCTTAGAAGAAATTGAGGAGGTGATGATTGCGCGCACATTAGAGGCGACCGGCGGTAGCAAAGAAGAAACTGCGCGCCTACTTGGTATCGGCGTCGCTACACTTTATCGCAAACTTAAAGACAACACTGAAGCGAATCAAACTTGA
- a CDS encoding ATP-binding protein: MRREVAILQDSISDLAREAVLMLSDPTGAYQINFSLETFTEKELRDFFKTAIADLCSDLAEESTDKLKKYLVRASDFLSELRIDERLRLLLAMKKVLLQKLASLTIYTTPTAIRISQIIDDCILEVAYHYEIELMKSETSDMLVADEIADELYRTRKKLEKQKHFITSLIENSPDAITLLDSRRRVTLWNKAATELLGYKQVQIVGKSLDKITVAEGDLRSILRESEKKGKLFGAELTLKTQDDRLLPVSISVSTIDTTSEKEPHFVVVIRDASELRQMRDQVIDAERLSAMAKIAGAVAHEVRNPLNSLSLNLDLLEDELDLHASPKIQKQLLILREEIAKLNDIVSNYLSLSRLNKTDFVLTNIRNLIDVCIDKAEANFLLMKKPVKFKRLYSDSLQLFAMIDERQFSRVLVNLFQNALEACSENTVCEIEVAIGQENSLAVIEVRDNGDGLSDDALEKLFTPFYSTKSGGTGLGLYIVREIVEAHHGDIEIKNRTDRHGAVARVTLPLVEKPVLEPIS, encoded by the coding sequence ATGCGCAGAGAGGTTGCAATCCTTCAAGATTCTATCTCTGACCTTGCCCGTGAAGCGGTGCTGATGCTGAGCGATCCGACTGGTGCTTACCAAATCAATTTCTCACTCGAGACCTTCACGGAAAAGGAACTGCGTGACTTTTTCAAGACAGCTATCGCCGACCTTTGCAGCGACCTTGCCGAAGAAAGCACTGACAAGCTCAAAAAGTATTTGGTTCGCGCAAGCGACTTTCTCTCAGAGCTGCGCATTGATGAGCGCTTGCGTCTGCTTTTGGCCATGAAGAAAGTTTTGCTGCAAAAATTGGCTTCACTGACGATTTACACCACGCCTACTGCAATTCGCATCTCACAAATCATTGATGACTGCATTCTTGAAGTCGCTTATCACTACGAAATTGAGCTAATGAAGTCCGAAACCAGCGATATGCTGGTTGCCGACGAGATTGCTGATGAACTTTATCGCACGCGCAAAAAGCTCGAGAAGCAAAAGCACTTTATCACCTCACTCATTGAAAACTCACCCGATGCTATTACGCTCTTGGACTCTCGACGACGCGTTACGCTTTGGAACAAAGCGGCCACTGAGCTTTTGGGCTACAAGCAAGTGCAAATTGTGGGCAAGAGCCTTGATAAAATCACGGTTGCAGAAGGCGACTTGCGCTCAATTTTGCGAGAGTCAGAAAAGAAAGGCAAACTCTTTGGCGCAGAGCTTACGCTTAAAACGCAAGACGATCGACTTTTGCCCGTCTCCATTTCCGTCTCCACGATTGACACAACATCGGAAAAAGAACCACATTTTGTTGTCGTCATACGCGATGCGTCTGAGCTACGGCAAATGCGCGACCAAGTGATTGACGCCGAGCGGCTTTCAGCTATGGCAAAAATTGCCGGCGCGGTTGCACACGAAGTCCGCAACCCCCTAAACTCGCTTTCGCTCAACCTTGACCTTCTGGAAGACGAACTTGACCTTCATGCCAGCCCTAAGATTCAAAAGCAACTTCTTATCTTGCGCGAGGAAATTGCCAAGCTTAACGATATCGTTAGCAACTACCTCTCACTTTCGCGACTCAATAAGACCGACTTTGTGCTGACCAATATCAGAAACCTCATAGACGTGTGCATTGACAAAGCCGAAGCCAACTTTCTTTTGATGAAGAAACCTGTAAAGTTTAAGCGACTTTATAGCGACTCGCTTCAACTTTTTGCGATGATTGACGAGCGACAGTTCTCACGCGTGCTTGTCAACCTTTTTCAGAATGCACTGGAAGCTTGCAGCGAGAACACAGTGTGTGAAATTGAAGTTGCCATCGGTCAAGAAAATTCGCTGGCTGTGATTGAAGTGCGCGACAATGGCGATGGGCTTTCAGATGATGCACTCGAGAAACTTTTTACGCCTTTTTACTCTACCAAATCTGGCGGCACAGGCTTAGGACTTTACATCGTGCGCGAAATCGTCGAAGCGCATCATGGCGATATTGAAATCAAAAACCGCACCGACCGGCATGGCGCTGTAGCGCGCGTAACCTTGCCGCTGGTCGAAAAACCTGTGTTAGAACCGATTTCATAA
- the gcvH gene encoding glycine cleavage system protein GcvH codes for MNFPETLRYTKEHEWIYLEKDDIAVVGITDFAQSELGDIVFVDLKEVGTKLNANDIFGTVEAVKTVSDLFLPVAGEIIEHNPALKDASIVNKSPYQDGWMIKLKVANPADIQNLMTAADYRAHIGR; via the coding sequence ATGAACTTCCCTGAAACACTTCGTTACACCAAAGAACACGAGTGGATTTACCTTGAAAAGGACGATATCGCTGTTGTGGGAATTACCGACTTTGCTCAATCTGAGCTAGGCGATATTGTCTTCGTCGACCTCAAAGAGGTGGGCACAAAGCTTAACGCAAATGACATCTTTGGCACAGTGGAAGCAGTCAAGACCGTTTCAGATTTGTTCCTGCCAGTGGCAGGTGAAATCATAGAGCATAATCCCGCGCTCAAAGATGCATCTATCGTAAACAAAAGCCCGTATCAGGACGGCTGGATGATTAAGCTCAAGGTGGCAAACCCTGCTGACATTCAAAACCTAATGACCGCAGCGGACTATCGGGCACACATTGGCAGATAG